In one Chryseobacterium camelliae genomic region, the following are encoded:
- a CDS encoding bifunctional nuclease family protein, whose product MDYKQLIIRGISYSQTQSGAYALLLEHEETHIKLPVVIGNFEAQSISLGLEKDIHPPRPLTHDLFTKFIVSANYELVSVIIYQIVDGVFFSNINFKNKANDEELILDARTSDAVAMAVRFDAPIFTTQQVLNEAGILLELEEVAKEDQSFSETVQTEDNLRSVSMEELQKLLEEAVKEEDYDTALEIQEEIKRRKKKID is encoded by the coding sequence ATGGATTATAAGCAGCTAATTATTCGCGGAATATCGTACAGCCAGACCCAATCAGGAGCGTACGCATTGTTATTGGAACATGAAGAAACACATATAAAATTACCTGTTGTTATAGGAAATTTCGAGGCACAATCCATTTCTCTTGGTCTGGAGAAAGATATTCATCCGCCGCGTCCCCTTACTCACGATTTATTTACAAAATTTATAGTTTCTGCTAATTATGAACTGGTATCTGTGATTATCTATCAGATTGTAGACGGAGTTTTCTTCTCAAATATTAACTTTAAAAATAAAGCTAATGACGAAGAACTCATTCTTGATGCAAGAACTTCAGACGCAGTGGCAATGGCAGTAAGATTTGATGCTCCTATTTTTACCACTCAGCAGGTATTGAATGAGGCGGGAATCCTTCTTGAGCTGGAAGAAGTGGCGAAAGAAGATCAGTCTTTCTCTGAAACGGTTCAGACAGAAGATAATTTGAGATCTGTTTCTATGGAAGAGCTTCAAAAATTGCTTGAAGAAGCAGTAAAAGAAGAGGATTATGATACAGCTTTAGAGATTCAGGAAGAAATCAAAAGGAGAAAAAAGAAAATTGATTAA
- a CDS encoding SDR family oxidoreductase: MLENKVAYITGGTKGIGFGIAKVLLENGVSVAFSGRKRDDVEKAEQDLRQYSQDVLGIVSDVRNLESENEAVRYIKEKFGRLDFVIANAGLGIFKPVDQLSAEEWNDMIETNLTGVFYTLKATVEELKKTEGYYITVSSLAGANFFENGTGYNASKFGVVGFTQAAMIDLRKYNIKSTVIMPGSVATHFNGNIPSEKDAWKIQPEDMGNLVLDILKMNPRVLPSKIEFRATKPGN, encoded by the coding sequence ATGTTGGAGAACAAAGTTGCTTATATAACAGGAGGAACAAAAGGAATAGGTTTTGGAATTGCAAAAGTTTTACTGGAGAATGGTGTTTCAGTAGCGTTTTCGGGAAGAAAAAGAGATGATGTCGAGAAAGCTGAACAGGATTTAAGACAATATTCTCAAGATGTTTTAGGGATTGTATCCGATGTAAGAAATCTTGAAAGTGAAAATGAAGCCGTCAGATATATCAAAGAAAAATTCGGGAGATTGGATTTTGTGATTGCTAATGCCGGGTTAGGGATTTTCAAGCCCGTAGATCAGCTTTCTGCAGAAGAATGGAATGATATGATTGAAACCAACTTAACGGGTGTTTTCTATACTTTAAAAGCCACTGTGGAAGAATTGAAAAAGACGGAAGGATATTATATCACGGTTTCAAGTTTAGCAGGAGCAAATTTCTTCGAAAACGGAACAGGTTACAATGCTTCAAAATTCGGTGTAGTAGGTTTTACACAGGCGGCAATGATTGATTTGAGAAAATATAATATTAAGTCAACCGTAATTATGCCGGGATCTGTTGCAACTCATTTTAACGGGAATATTCCTTCAGAAAAAGATGCATGGAAGATTCAGCCGGAAGATATGGGAAATCTGGTTTTGGATATTTTAAAAATGAATCCGAGAGTTTTGCCAAGTAAGATTGAGTTTAGGGCAACAAAGCCAGGCAATTAA
- a CDS encoding electron transfer flavoprotein subunit alpha/FixB family protein: MAVFVYAENINGVYKKAAFEAVAYAKAVADQAGETVTAISVNPTDSSDLLYKYGASNVINIKDEGLKSFSAKAYAQAVSEVANGNIIVFPHTTDASSIAPMLAIMNGYSLITNAIAAPESLSPFQVKRKSFSGKGFMHAKAEGTGVIVTVSQNAFGVKENAVSGSEEVKNLSVANEDTKVISHEQSSGKLDLKEAEIVVSAGRGLKGPENWGMVEELANVLGAATACSKPVSDIGWRPHTEHVGQTGKAISPNLYIAVGISGAIQHLAGVNSSKTIVVINSDAEAPFFKSADYGVVGDAFQIIPALTEKIKALKG, translated from the coding sequence ATGGCAGTATTCGTATACGCAGAAAATATAAACGGAGTTTACAAAAAAGCGGCTTTCGAGGCAGTAGCTTATGCTAAAGCAGTGGCTGATCAGGCTGGTGAAACAGTTACGGCAATTTCTGTAAACCCTACAGATTCTTCAGATTTATTATACAAATATGGAGCGTCAAATGTAATCAATATCAAAGACGAAGGTCTTAAAAGCTTTTCAGCTAAAGCTTATGCTCAGGCTGTAAGTGAAGTGGCAAACGGGAATATCATCGTTTTCCCTCATACAACAGATGCTTCTTCTATCGCTCCCATGTTAGCGATCATGAACGGATATTCTTTAATTACTAACGCTATTGCAGCTCCGGAAAGTCTTTCTCCGTTTCAGGTGAAGAGAAAATCTTTTTCTGGGAAAGGTTTCATGCATGCGAAAGCGGAAGGTACAGGAGTAATCGTTACGGTTTCTCAAAACGCTTTCGGTGTTAAAGAAAATGCGGTTTCTGGTTCAGAAGAAGTTAAAAATCTTTCTGTTGCTAATGAAGATACTAAAGTAATCTCTCACGAGCAAAGTTCAGGAAAATTAGATTTAAAAGAAGCTGAAATCGTAGTTTCTGCAGGTAGGGGATTGAAAGGTCCGGAAAACTGGGGAATGGTCGAAGAATTGGCAAACGTATTAGGAGCTGCTACAGCTTGTTCTAAACCGGTTTCAGATATCGGATGGAGACCTCACACAGAACACGTAGGGCAAACCGGTAAAGCGATTTCTCCGAATCTTTATATCGCAGTAGGTATCTCTGGAGCGATTCAGCATTTGGCTGGAGTTAACTCTTCTAAAACGATCGTGGTAATCAATAGTGATGCGGAAGCTCCGTTCTTCAAATCAGCCGATTACGGTGTAGTAGGAGATGCTTTCCAGATTATTCCTGCATTAACAGAGAAAATTAAAGCATTAAAAGGATAA
- a CDS encoding nucleoside permease: MNLKLRLTILSFLQFFVWGAWLITMANFWFGTKHWDGAQFGAVFGTMGIASIFMPTITGIIADRWVNAERIFSALQIMYGLVLFFLPHTENPDSFYYVMLVAMCFYMPTIALANSISYTVLKNSNLDVVKDFPPIRVWGTIGFIVAMWVTNLTGNKATEGQFYIGGAAAVLLGMYALTLPKCPPQKLIDKNAPLFEQLGLNAFKLFGNYKMALFFGFSMLLGAALQLTNAYGDVFLSEFSHFPKYADSFVVQRSTIVMSISQVSETLFILAIPFFLKRYGIKKVMLISMFAWVLRFGFFAYGTPDGYGVSLIILSCIVYGMAFDFFNISGSLFVETTTDKKIRSSAQGLFMMMTNGFGAYFGSNIAGWAIDKFFTHKFTNAAELSSYLDTTPDNQSFLDILKNTFNAAVNADGTLSSAVMLRDWPNIWLAFAAYALVLAILFAFLFKHKHDPKDVANVNH, translated from the coding sequence ATGAATTTAAAATTACGTCTGACCATCCTCAGCTTCTTGCAGTTCTTCGTTTGGGGAGCATGGCTGATTACGATGGCTAACTTCTGGTTTGGTACTAAACATTGGGACGGAGCGCAGTTTGGTGCTGTTTTCGGAACCATGGGGATTGCTTCCATTTTTATGCCGACTATTACCGGAATTATTGCCGACCGTTGGGTAAATGCAGAAAGAATTTTTTCGGCTTTACAAATTATGTATGGTCTGGTTCTTTTCTTTTTGCCTCATACAGAAAATCCTGATTCTTTTTACTACGTAATGCTTGTGGCGATGTGCTTTTATATGCCAACAATTGCCCTTGCCAACTCTATTTCTTATACGGTCTTAAAAAACAGTAATTTAGATGTTGTTAAAGATTTCCCTCCGATTCGTGTTTGGGGAACCATAGGCTTCATTGTCGCAATGTGGGTGACCAATCTTACAGGAAATAAAGCCACGGAAGGTCAGTTTTATATTGGAGGAGCGGCAGCTGTTCTATTGGGAATGTATGCCTTAACCTTGCCGAAATGTCCACCACAGAAATTAATAGATAAAAATGCACCTTTGTTCGAACAATTAGGGCTGAATGCGTTCAAATTATTCGGTAACTATAAAATGGCATTGTTCTTTGGGTTCTCAATGCTTTTAGGAGCAGCATTACAGCTTACCAATGCTTATGGAGATGTTTTCCTTAGTGAATTTTCTCATTTCCCTAAATACGCAGATTCATTTGTAGTTCAGAGATCTACGATTGTCATGTCCATATCTCAGGTATCTGAAACCTTATTTATTCTGGCAATTCCTTTCTTTTTAAAGCGATACGGAATTAAAAAAGTAATGCTGATTTCGATGTTTGCCTGGGTATTGAGATTCGGGTTCTTTGCTTACGGAACTCCGGATGGATACGGAGTTTCATTGATTATTTTATCGTGTATCGTTTACGGAATGGCTTTCGATTTCTTCAATATTTCGGGATCGCTTTTCGTGGAAACGACTACTGATAAAAAAATCCGTTCTTCTGCACAGGGATTATTCATGATGATGACCAATGGTTTCGGAGCTTATTTCGGAAGTAATATCGCAGGTTGGGCGATTGATAAATTCTTCACGCATAAATTTACCAATGCAGCCGAATTATCATCCTATCTGGACACAACACCTGATAACCAGAGTTTTTTAGATATTCTTAAAAACACATTCAATGCGGCAGTAAATGCAGACGGTACTTTATCATCTGCAGTAATGCTAAGAGACTGGCCAAACATCTGGTTAGCTTTTGCAGCGTATGCTCTGGTTCTTGCGATTCTTTTTGCATTTTTGTTTAAACACAAGCATGATCCGAAAGATGTAGCGAATGTAAATCATTAA
- a CDS encoding RNA polymerase sigma factor, whose product MKNLEENFKLAKKQDRKGQKALYEMFSAKMLAISNSYVNNLHDAEDILMNSFFICFSKIDECREWKSFPFWLRKIIVNNSINFIRKSKNILYTDVEINEIGNMSEDWEEEIEEINMDEIFSKMPDGYRLIFNLYVFEEKKHHEIAEILNISEGTSKSQLSKSKKWIADFLKQKKDEKQYAK is encoded by the coding sequence ATGAAGAACTTAGAGGAGAATTTTAAACTGGCAAAAAAGCAGGATCGGAAAGGGCAGAAAGCGCTTTACGAAATGTTTTCGGCAAAAATGCTGGCCATTTCGAATTCTTATGTGAATAATCTTCATGATGCGGAAGATATTCTGATGAATTCTTTTTTTATCTGTTTTTCAAAAATTGATGAATGCAGGGAATGGAAAAGCTTTCCGTTTTGGCTGAGGAAAATTATAGTCAATAACTCAATAAACTTCATTAGGAAAAGTAAAAATATACTTTACACAGATGTTGAAATCAATGAAATAGGAAATATGAGTGAAGACTGGGAAGAAGAAATAGAGGAGATCAATATGGATGAAATTTTTTCTAAAATGCCGGATGGTTACAGATTGATTTTCAATTTGTATGTCTTTGAAGAAAAGAAACACCACGAAATTGCAGAAATACTCAATATTTCTGAAGGTACAAGCAAAAGCCAGCTCAGTAAATCTAAAAAATGGATCGCCGATTTTTTAAAACAAAAGAAAGATGAAAAACAGTATGCTAAATAA
- a CDS encoding electron transfer flavoprotein subunit beta/FixA family protein: MKILVCISSVPDTTSKINFTADKSAFDKNGIQWVINPLDEFALTKAVKLQESQGATVTVINVGDAATEPVVRKALAIGANDAVRVNLDPKDSYSTAKEIAAVAQNGGYDLILCGKESIDYNGGSVPGMVAQLLNQPFVNASVGLDVNGSEATAVREIEGGKETISVKLPAVIAGQKGLVDEKDLIIPNMRGIMSARTKPLQVVEPTSSEVKVQGVSYDSVPPRAAVKLVSPDNLDELVRLLHEEAKVI; encoded by the coding sequence ATGAAAATATTAGTTTGTATTAGTAGTGTTCCGGATACTACTTCCAAAATTAACTTCACAGCAGACAAATCTGCTTTCGACAAAAACGGAATTCAGTGGGTAATCAATCCGTTGGATGAATTTGCGTTAACAAAAGCAGTTAAACTTCAGGAATCTCAGGGAGCTACCGTAACGGTAATCAACGTAGGTGATGCTGCTACAGAACCTGTTGTAAGAAAAGCTTTGGCAATCGGAGCAAACGATGCAGTAAGAGTAAACTTAGACCCGAAAGACAGCTATTCTACAGCAAAAGAAATTGCTGCTGTTGCTCAAAATGGTGGTTATGACCTAATCCTTTGCGGTAAAGAATCAATCGATTATAATGGAGGTTCTGTTCCGGGAATGGTTGCTCAGTTATTAAACCAGCCTTTCGTAAATGCATCTGTAGGTCTTGATGTAAACGGAAGCGAAGCTACTGCTGTAAGAGAAATTGAAGGAGGAAAAGAAACTATTTCTGTAAAATTACCTGCAGTAATTGCCGGTCAGAAAGGATTAGTGGATGAAAAAGATTTGATCATTCCGAACATGAGAGGGATTATGTCTGCAAGAACTAAGCCTTTGCAGGTTGTTGAGCCAACTTCTTCCGAGGTAAAAGTTCAGGGAGTTTCTTATGACAGTGTTCCGCCAAGAGCTGCTGTAAAATTGGTTTCTCCGGATAATTTGGATGAATTGGTAAGATTACTTCACGAAGAAGCAAAAGTTATCTAA
- a CDS encoding methylmalonyl-CoA mutase family protein yields MSNTAWENLVKKQLKTEDIYPILTKENLEGIEVKPFYDSVQKPLVNLPKIEESTHLVAQYHESLEEDVFAFILDQNVENLEEKTIFINNVDLAGHISPKEEDQYFSLIDVFDEKEASINDQLVKELLAKEFKRNICVDISLYQNAGAAIYQQLGIALAKAKELVEIYGAEILNKLIFRIAIGGNYFFEMAKLRAFKMVFNQLSKEYGLDEIPYIFAETSLRNKAVSDNENNLIRSTLELASAMIGGADAVFTNNYLVDRSTENSEEISFKQQIVLAYESIINVFEDASNGSYYVEDITQQIAEKSWALFVEIEEAGGYLELLKQGVVQKKIYDHAVEEQKWVEEGKIKLIGVNLYPKLEVKKSIEELYNQNEIKAVRWAEMFE; encoded by the coding sequence ATGTCAAATACAGCCTGGGAAAATTTAGTAAAAAAACAGCTTAAAACAGAAGATATTTATCCGATCCTTACCAAAGAAAATCTGGAAGGAATTGAGGTGAAACCATTCTATGATTCGGTACAGAAACCATTGGTAAATCTTCCAAAAATAGAAGAAAGCACTCATTTGGTGGCACAGTATCATGAAAGTTTAGAAGAAGATGTATTTGCCTTTATTCTGGATCAAAATGTTGAAAATTTAGAGGAGAAAACGATTTTTATAAACAATGTGGATTTGGCAGGACACATCAGTCCGAAAGAAGAAGATCAGTATTTCTCTTTAATTGATGTATTCGATGAAAAAGAGGCTTCAATTAATGATCAGCTGGTAAAAGAATTGCTGGCTAAAGAATTTAAAAGAAACATTTGTGTAGATATTTCCCTCTACCAAAACGCAGGTGCTGCAATCTATCAGCAATTAGGAATTGCTTTGGCTAAAGCGAAAGAACTGGTGGAAATATATGGAGCTGAAATACTAAATAAACTGATTTTCAGAATTGCAATTGGAGGAAACTATTTCTTTGAAATGGCAAAGCTGAGAGCATTTAAAATGGTTTTCAATCAGCTTTCCAAAGAATATGGTTTGGATGAGATTCCTTACATTTTTGCTGAAACTTCTTTGAGAAATAAAGCGGTTTCGGATAATGAAAATAATTTGATCCGTTCGACCCTGGAATTGGCTTCTGCAATGATTGGCGGAGCTGATGCGGTTTTTACTAATAATTATTTGGTTGACAGAAGTACGGAAAACTCTGAAGAAATTTCTTTCAAACAGCAGATTGTTTTGGCTTACGAAAGTATCATTAATGTGTTTGAAGATGCTTCTAACGGAAGCTATTATGTAGAAGATATTACACAGCAAATCGCTGAAAAATCATGGGCTTTGTTTGTTGAAATTGAAGAAGCGGGAGGCTATCTTGAGCTTTTGAAACAAGGTGTTGTTCAGAAGAAAATCTATGATCATGCAGTAGAGGAGCAAAAATGGGTTGAAGAAGGGAAAATAAAACTGATCGGAGTCAATTTATATCCAAAATTAGAGGTTAAAAAATCTATTGAGGAATTGTATAACCAAAACGAAATAAAAGCCGTTCGTTGGGCTGAAATGTTTGAATAA
- a CDS encoding T9SS-dependent choice-of-anchor J family protein gives MRKILLIGSLLCLAFANAQTTNVYSYGFDTAFASDWVLTNQSSPAGASIWSKASYTTPLSSAIFGSGNTTTVPVGQAGGNNSFALVNFNSTTGAGTISNWLITPAVSVKDGDVISFYTRKGTDGTTDYPDRLELRYSVAGTTVTPSSGASDVGSFTNVGITVNPTLVAGFVYPKTWTKYSFTITGIGATPIAVKFGFRYYVTDGGPSGNNSDLIGIDTFSVDRSTLAVNDVTSKKSSISIFPNPTSDFVNLKTDSKINGVSVVDLTGRRLNVKYEGNKVDVRSLPTGTYILNIETNNGVSTEKFSKK, from the coding sequence ATGAGAAAGATTTTACTAATTGGTTCGCTTTTATGCTTAGCTTTTGCCAACGCACAAACAACAAATGTGTATAGTTATGGATTTGATACTGCTTTTGCTTCAGATTGGGTGCTGACTAATCAGAGTAGTCCTGCTGGAGCATCAATATGGAGTAAAGCAAGTTATACAACTCCTTTGTCGAGTGCTATTTTTGGAAGTGGAAATACAACCACAGTTCCTGTTGGGCAAGCAGGAGGAAACAATTCATTTGCCTTGGTGAACTTTAATAGTACTACAGGTGCTGGTACAATTAGTAATTGGTTAATAACACCCGCTGTAAGTGTTAAAGATGGTGATGTCATCAGTTTTTATACCAGAAAAGGAACAGATGGAACAACAGACTATCCTGATCGTCTAGAGTTACGATATAGTGTAGCAGGAACTACGGTTACTCCTTCATCTGGTGCTTCTGATGTTGGCTCTTTTACTAATGTGGGTATTACTGTGAATCCTACTTTAGTAGCAGGTTTTGTTTATCCAAAAACTTGGACTAAATATAGCTTTACTATAACAGGAATTGGTGCTACACCTATCGCTGTTAAATTTGGTTTTAGGTATTATGTAACAGATGGTGGACCTAGTGGAAATAATTCCGATTTGATTGGTATAGACACTTTCTCTGTTGATAGATCTACTTTAGCGGTAAATGATGTTACAAGTAAGAAATCTTCTATATCTATATTTCCTAACCCTACAAGTGATTTTGTTAATCTTAAAACAGATTCTAAAATTAATGGGGTTTCTGTTGTTGATCTTACAGGAAGAAGGCTAAATGTAAAATATGAGGGTAATAAAGTAGATGTTAGAAGTCTTCCGACTGGAACATATATACTGAATATTGAAACAAATAATGGAGTTTCAACTGAGAAATTCAGTAAGAAATAA
- a CDS encoding dipeptidase, protein MQETLNYINENKQRFVDELFELLRIPSISADPAYKDDVLKCAEVVAAHLKNAGADNVEICQTKGYPIVFGEKFLDKNLPTVLVYGHYDVQPADPLELWTKPPFEPYIEKTELHPEGAIFARGSADDKGQFFMHLKAFEAMMKTNALPCNVKFILEGEEEVGSVSLGDFVNENKEKLSCDCILISDTHIYSNEQPTVTTGLRGLSYVEVEIEGPNRDLHSGLYGGAVPNPIHVLSRMIAKLIDEDGHITIDGFYDNVETVSDADRADMNKLKDNPEEFKKSIGLNGVEGEKGYTTLERTSIRPTLDCNGIWGGYTGEGAKTVIPSKASAKISMRLVPYQTPEEITEKFTKYFEKIAPDNVKVKVTPHHGGMPYVLPTDTKEFLAAKQAMESSFGKEVLPYRGGGSIPITAMFEQVLGAKSVLMGFGLDSDAIHSPNEHYGLFNFYKGIESIPLFFENYSK, encoded by the coding sequence ATGCAAGAGACATTAAATTACATCAACGAAAACAAGCAACGTTTCGTGGATGAATTATTTGAGTTATTGAGAATTCCTTCTATTTCTGCGGATCCGGCGTATAAAGATGACGTTTTAAAGTGTGCAGAGGTAGTGGCGGCACACCTTAAAAATGCAGGAGCAGATAATGTAGAGATTTGCCAGACAAAAGGATATCCTATTGTTTTTGGTGAAAAATTCTTAGATAAAAATTTACCGACTGTTTTGGTTTACGGGCATTATGATGTTCAGCCGGCAGATCCATTGGAATTATGGACAAAGCCGCCTTTTGAGCCTTATATTGAGAAAACTGAGTTGCATCCGGAAGGAGCCATCTTTGCAAGAGGTTCTGCAGATGATAAAGGACAGTTTTTTATGCATTTGAAAGCTTTTGAAGCGATGATGAAAACCAATGCTCTTCCTTGTAATGTTAAATTTATTTTGGAAGGGGAAGAAGAAGTGGGTTCTGTAAGTTTAGGAGATTTCGTTAATGAAAATAAAGAGAAATTATCTTGCGACTGTATTTTAATTTCTGACACCCATATTTATAGCAACGAACAACCAACGGTAACAACAGGTTTAAGAGGACTGAGCTACGTAGAGGTAGAAATCGAAGGTCCAAACAGAGATTTGCATTCAGGACTTTATGGAGGAGCGGTTCCAAACCCGATTCATGTACTTTCCAGAATGATTGCTAAATTGATTGATGAAGACGGTCATATCACGATCGACGGATTCTATGATAATGTAGAAACTGTTTCTGATGCTGATAGAGCAGATATGAATAAACTGAAAGACAATCCTGAGGAATTCAAGAAATCCATCGGATTAAACGGAGTAGAGGGTGAAAAAGGGTATACTACGTTGGAAAGAACATCTATTCGTCCGACTTTAGACTGCAACGGAATTTGGGGGGGGTATACAGGAGAAGGAGCTAAAACTGTAATTCCTTCTAAAGCTTCTGCTAAAATTTCAATGCGTTTGGTTCCTTATCAGACTCCGGAAGAAATTACGGAAAAATTCACAAAATACTTTGAGAAAATCGCTCCGGATAACGTAAAAGTAAAAGTTACCCCGCATCACGGAGGTATGCCTTATGTTTTACCGACAGATACAAAAGAATTCTTAGCGGCAAAACAGGCCATGGAATCTTCATTCGGAAAAGAGGTTCTTCCATACAGAGGAGGAGGTAGTATTCCTATTACGGCGATGTTTGAGCAGGTTTTAGGCGCTAAATCTGTATTGATGGGATTCGGGTTGGATTCTGATGCGATCCATTCTCCAAATGAGCATTACGGATTATTTAATTTCTATAAAGGAATTGAAAGTATTCCTTTGTTTTTCGAAAATTATTCGAAATAG
- a CDS encoding class I SAM-dependent methyltransferase gives MINKILNQDVQKYINANLNTDLHSLLLKKSPFPEVSMQEIVQQIKGKQVAQKKFPFLLKEGIIFPPQLNLEQSSSEKTAHYKSGILKGKKFIDLTSGFGIDAYYLSKNFEEVTLIEQNTDLLEIVENNWKILERKARFINQKLEDFLNQNKETFDVVYLDPARRDQNKNKVFLLEDLSPNILEIQEKLLSISDEVVIKLSPLIDLKYLVSVLKNIFRIDIVALKNDVKEIVVFLSNKNSGEIICNCVNLENGESAFTFTFGEEENAHAEYGEPEKWIYIPNHSILKAGIFNLISERFGLKKLHPNTHLYTSNEKIEEFPGRILEVEIVDNKQVKKKSQFNIISKNYPLKPEEIKKKYGLKDGGESYLIFTQSKKGKIILKSV, from the coding sequence GTGATAAACAAGATATTAAATCAAGACGTTCAAAAATACATCAATGCAAATCTAAACACAGATTTGCATTCTTTGTTACTGAAAAAATCTCCGTTTCCTGAAGTTTCTATGCAGGAAATTGTTCAGCAGATCAAAGGAAAGCAGGTAGCGCAGAAAAAATTTCCTTTTTTATTGAAAGAGGGAATTATTTTTCCGCCACAATTAAATTTAGAACAATCATCCTCAGAAAAAACAGCCCATTACAAATCCGGAATTTTAAAAGGTAAAAAGTTTATTGACTTAACGAGCGGTTTCGGGATTGATGCGTATTATTTATCCAAAAATTTTGAAGAAGTTACTTTAATTGAACAAAATACCGATCTTCTGGAAATTGTTGAAAACAACTGGAAGATTTTGGAAAGAAAAGCACGGTTTATCAATCAAAAACTGGAAGATTTTCTCAACCAAAATAAAGAAACTTTTGATGTGGTTTATCTGGATCCTGCCCGAAGAGATCAGAACAAAAATAAAGTTTTTCTGTTGGAGGATTTGTCACCCAATATTCTTGAAATTCAGGAAAAATTACTTTCAATTTCCGATGAAGTTGTGATAAAATTATCTCCTTTAATCGATTTAAAATACCTTGTTTCCGTACTAAAGAATATTTTCAGAATCGATATTGTTGCTTTGAAAAATGATGTAAAAGAGATCGTTGTCTTTTTGTCTAACAAAAACTCAGGAGAAATTATCTGTAATTGTGTGAATCTCGAAAATGGAGAATCAGCTTTTACATTTACATTCGGTGAAGAAGAAAATGCTCATGCAGAATATGGCGAACCTGAAAAATGGATTTATATTCCGAATCATTCGATTTTAAAAGCAGGAATCTTTAATTTGATTTCAGAAAGATTTGGTTTGAAAAAACTGCATCCGAATACCCATCTCTATACTTCAAATGAAAAAATAGAAGAGTTCCCGGGAAGGATTTTAGAAGTTGAAATTGTTGATAATAAGCAGGTTAAAAAGAAAAGCCAGTTCAATATCATTTCAAAAAATTATCCGTTAAAGCCTGAAGAAATTAAGAAGAAATACGGTTTAAAAGACGGTGGAGAAAGCTATCTTATTTTTACACAATCCAAAAAAGGAAAAATAATATTAAAATCAGTATAA
- a CDS encoding T9SS type A sorting domain-containing protein, producing MKKILFFVSALFSTSFIFGQVIDNQNFNSLTIGNVGTNTTGTATGQGGYYLVNGTVSDYQISAIDAAHGNSLKVTAGPGYVATSDPNNHSVVKLVGVNATAGNNIIKATFSFYTGSANGIGSIYFTMIDDGTTPAVIAGLVYNVATKTISAAGARLNNGTRQFALFKILNGTYPANTWVSVGVAYNMTTGASTFYTPQETYSYDAPASPYALIPGLDIGQYRTYNFNATGNTVAYDWAIDDVNVSYSNNTVLAANEVANVKSDAVTIHPNPTSDILNIKTDSKITAISVVDLTGRKVNVKLDGDKVDVRNLSAGNYLIHIETKEGIFTEKFIKK from the coding sequence ATGAAAAAAATTCTATTTTTTGTTTCAGCTCTGTTTTCTACATCTTTTATTTTTGGTCAGGTTATTGATAATCAGAATTTTAATAGTTTAACGATTGGTAATGTAGGTACAAATACGACTGGGACAGCAACTGGTCAAGGTGGCTACTATTTAGTTAATGGAACTGTTTCAGATTATCAAATTAGTGCAATTGATGCTGCTCATGGAAATTCTTTAAAAGTTACTGCAGGCCCTGGCTATGTAGCAACTAGTGATCCGAATAACCATAGTGTTGTTAAATTAGTTGGAGTCAACGCTACTGCAGGAAATAATATTATTAAAGCTACATTTAGTTTTTATACTGGTTCTGCTAATGGCATAGGTTCAATTTATTTTACAATGATTGATGACGGTACAACTCCTGCTGTTATTGCCGGTCTTGTTTATAATGTAGCTACTAAAACAATTTCTGCTGCTGGTGCGCGTCTTAATAATGGTACAAGACAGTTTGCTTTATTTAAAATTTTAAATGGTACTTATCCAGCAAATACATGGGTTTCTGTAGGTGTAGCTTATAATATGACAACAGGAGCCTCTACTTTTTATACTCCTCAGGAGACATATTCTTATGATGCACCAGCGTCACCATACGCACTTATTCCAGGATTGGATATAGGGCAGTATCGTACCTATAACTTTAATGCAACAGGTAATACTGTCGCATATGACTGGGCAATTGATGATGTAAATGTCTCATATTCTAATAATACTGTACTAGCTGCAAATGAAGTAGCAAATGTGAAATCTGATGCTGTCACAATTCATCCTAACCCAACATCAGATATATTAAATATAAAAACAGATTCTAAAATAACTGCTATTTCTGTTGTAGACCTTACAGGAAGAAAAGTAAATGTAAAATTAGATGGTGATAAAGTAGATGTAAGAAATCTGTCTGCAGGAAATTATTTAATTCATATCGAAACAAAAGAAGGAATTTTTACTGAAAAATTTATCAAGAAGTAA